The Anabas testudineus chromosome 3, fAnaTes1.2, whole genome shotgun sequence sequence CAGGTGACAAATGGCATTTGTACTcttcaaatgcaaatgtcatgCTCCTCAAGTATTGCCTTTGataaactgaagtgaaacaaTAACACTACAGTTAAGTTGAAACCTCCAAGAGGTGAGAAAGAGTAGAAACACGTTCTTTGTTAATATGGTATTATCAGCTGCCTTTGTCTTCCACTGCAGGTGTTGCCAGAATCTTTGCATATCAGTGTGACAGCATTCACCTCCTCAGTGTTATTAACATCATGGTGAGTAATATCACTCACCGTTGTATTTCACTATTCTTATTCTATCACCTCTTGACATATTGAGATACTGTctgatatttactttttttaaccACTGAATATTTCGAATTAGTCACTGAAGACACAacagtgtaatgtttttttttttttttatcacaaaaCACTATCTATATTTTGGTTGCATGTTATTTATTATccttgcatttgtttttttataatatactgtaggaAGATATCAACAAAAGGAGCGTTTGCTTGACATTTGAACTTTCAGAAGGGGGACATTATGGAGCTGCATCATTCAAATGTAAGTAAGGGCTTTACTTGCTGTTTGAGCTGTTTCGATTATGTGATTTTAAGTATATCTACTCGTAACGGTCTCAGGTAACGGTGCTTTTTGGCTCGAAATCTATCACATCCCCTCAGAAGCCTGGCTGAAAGAGTTAAAGATAGCAGTGTCACAGGCGCAGGTAGGGTGCTACAGTATAATTATTAGGCTGGTTTGATTAGGTtgtttaataatattattgGAAAGTTAGAAtggatgaaaaaaatgttttttttatcattaggACCCAAACTCCTCTGGAGATGTGGATGTGAAATGGTCACCATTGTCTGTGGCAGCTAAAATCAAGCCACCCAAAATTCCAGCAGGTACATTTTCATTGACATCAAAAACTGTACAACTGTAGCATAATATAATCTAACAGAGCACTGATGAATGTATTTGTCTGTAACTTCACGTCTCTTGTTTGAATGTGTATGTTGCTATCAATTCTGCTGTTAGAAAGTAAAAGCGTGAGAAAACACTCCAGTCGAGGGTGCAACCAGGTCAACAACCCACcttgtttctgatgttttgcAGGGACAGGCCTGGAAGGTCAAATAGACGTCTTACAGCCAACAGACTTTTCGACACATTGTTTGGCTCTAGACATAGACACCAACAGCTGTCAATGGGAGGAAGAGTCTTTCAGTACATATGCAGGAAAAACTAGGTAAAAACTAGCCCAAGGTACAATAAACtcaacacaaatacaatcaCAATTCACTCGAGTTTCTGTATAATAAATTAGTTTACTGTTTTCATGGTGTATTTTTAACTGGTCTACTTAACATGGTGTATTTGAATGTAAGTgcatattttttgttgttgaatgaaGTGACTCCCTCCAATTCAGCcccttattttctttttaatatatatgttttgGCTCTTGGATTTTTTTAGACATTGCACCTTTCACTTTCTTCTGCCTTGTGGGCAGTTTCCTGGTGACTGCAAAGCAGCGTCTCAGCCAGGTTTGTAATGGAGGAGAGGTGATGTTGGGCTCTTCAGTATTATTTGAGTGTTGAACTTGTGAACTTTCTGTATTAAAGCATAATGTAAAACAGTCGTTAGTGTTCACAGACATCCCACTGAAAGTGGGATCAGATCAACAGACGCAGCCGTATAACACAGCTCATTACTGTCTATGGATTTTATCCTGCATATTAAGAGCTTATCATTATCTAAAAGCTATTTTCAAGTCTGCAGTGATAGACCGTGTTACTATTGATCTTACCTTTAGTCTCTGACTTTTTCCGGCAGAACAGCCAgttgctgtgtgtctgtggtggagTGGCAGCCATCATCTACTTCAGTATGTGCTACACAAAGCAGCAAAGAACAAACCAGGTGGGGTATTTATTTGCTTagaaacaaatgtgatgtgGTTATAGACTGTAATATGTAATATCTTTTTGAAGCAGATGTGGAACCCATGCCAGATGTGCTGTGCCCAAATGCACAGAAaatcctctgctctgctgttaGTAGATGTACCCGATACATAGCTCTTGGACTTGATGATGCGTTAGTGTGTGTCTGGGACAGGAAATCTGGTGAGCAAATCTTATGGTGACATGacagactttgttttgtttttttttgtttgtttttttaattatatctGTATCTATTTTAGCACATTATCCACATGGTCAGAACAACGTGATAAATAGAAAAGGTCAAGAGAAGCTTCCTGATCTAACTTAATTTAATCAGTATCCAACAGGGACATTTCAGCattgtatattaaaatatttcttctttttgtgtattttgggCCAACAGCGTCAACATTTACCATTATTTTTCATGCACTTCACATTCCCACTGAGAATATTTAATTAACAGGCACTTTTTTACTCTTCACAATTTTACTCTTTAATCCTAAACTGTGTCCAATGAATAACAGACTTTAAATTTGCAACATATTCTTGATTTGTTTAGCTTGTAGTGATTAAACCTCAAATTAGCTTTACACATTTTGAGACATTTTTGAACAGAATGAGGAGTGTGGATGTTGTCCCCCATCATTTCCACTGACAGGGCATAAGCAAGTGATTTCTTAAAGGCCAGTATGAACAGAAGGAACGGTTACAAGGTTGCAAGTAAGCCTTAATGAAAGGTTTAAttcctaaataaaaaacacaatacaagaAGCTCAAGGAGGGTTTTGCTTTATATCCTTGCTATGACCAGTGTCTTCTACATATATATTTGTGCATAATGCTGTATATTTCTGACATTACTGTGCCAATTTGATGacttttgaattttttttacttaagcTGCTGCTCTACAATTTGCCATTTTGGAGTCTCACTTCAAGCTCTTTGATACATATTAGATCATAGATATCAAATAGAACAAATAGTTACAATGTGAAAAGTCCTTATAGACAGATTAAAACTAAGACAAACCACATTAGTAGTTTATGAACTTTATCTCCCTTCGTAGCAACCACTGCAAAAACTGACATCTTGAAATACTGATTTATCAGTATTTCAAGATTATTTCATAATCAGTGTTATATCTCTATTTCTGAGTGACTTCACCCCCCACATACAACCTTTGCACAGCACTACACGTGTGTGTGGCTGacaagcctgtgtgtgtctctttacctgtcattttcttgtctttccCTCAGGGTCTCCATTGTCTGTTGTCTTAGTGTCAGCAACAGACAGTGCCTTCCTCAAGATGGATTTTGTTGATTACTGGCCTGTGTCTACTGATGATTGCCAGACTTTTACAACAGCACAAGTTCGTCTTTTAGTGGTTTGTAAAAGTGGAAAAATCCACACGGTCACCACAGGAAGAGGGGCACAATCCTGCACATTGCTGCTCACTGAAAGGTTACCTGAGTGTTAGATTTTCCATATTTTATGTCTGCAATCCTATTGtatcaaacaaaacactttatacATTATTTCATATAATTTTACAGGCCAATAGACAACCAAGACCTCCCAACGATCACAGCTTCAGTGCCATTCCTGCAGTGCTTGGTAGGTATACTGAAGTTGTTTATGAAAGCAATATAACATCATCCAAGATACAGCATAATAATTTTGGTGTCTTTGAATCCTGCTGTCCTATTTTTTTATGTCCTAACTAGTCGCTTGTGGTCCAACGAAATGGAAAAATGTTCCTCCAAGATGTCATTAACAACAAAACTGTGTGCTTTTTGGTTCCTCCAAAAACTCATCTGATCACGACTCCCTGTAATCCTGTTTATACTCTGAACTTCAAGCAGCATACTCTTTTCATACGAGGTAAAGCCAAAGccaaaatgttgttgtgttttggttcatttgAACAAAACCAAAGAAAGGAGTACCAATGATGGAGTAACAGGTGATGTTGTAGAGAAGTCAGATTAATTTCATATTAAAGTTTATATTAAAGTGGATATAGCAatagaaaagctgcagaaaaaggtcaatataaaaaagaacaaatactgTAGTTAAATATATTTCCCACTCAGGTGATCAAGGCCCCGGCAGCACTGCATCTTCTAAAGAAGACGGCCAGAgtcagcttttcatttttcattttggagAATCTGACATCCTTAAGGAGTATATTGTGCCatttcactcaccccaacaacaaaaaacactgagcttTGCCTCTCTGGAGGAATTCTGCAATCTCTACCTTCAGCAAAGGTTtgtattctttttgtttttacgcCTCTATTATCGGAACATGTGGTGTCCAGTTAACTTTGACAGTGGATGTTAAAGTAGTGTCTTGGGTTCTTTCATGTGAAGAGTGCTTTCTGTGGAGGAAAGGAACAAAGCTATAACACAGACATGGAAGCAACTACAGGAATCTGCAGTGGTGGTGCAACAGAGGCGAAGCAGAGCGACAACCAGCTGAAGAACTGCAGCTGTCATATTGTATGTTGGGTTGTTTTGAAACACTGTGTGAATTTATATTCTAAAACTGCATCAGTACAGCAAcaatattatgtttttacttttattctttaGTAAATGTCTACATTTATTAAGCTACCCATCTAAGTCTCACATTTTGTtagaccgcctttagctttgattgcaGCATGCATCCACAGTGACATCACCTCAGTATGAttttgcaatgtcacaacattttttACCGTCCAAAGTTGCATTCATGTGTtagggtaaatctggactcatcaggccacatgaccttcttccattggacagttcctaacccagttttagtagtttcatcaatctccttagatgttttctttgcttgatgccaataatttgactcttctgaaacagattaacatctttttcacgaccacaggatgtgtcttctcaCTTAGTTACTACTtagctactcactgcatcagttagggttcaataacttgttgccagctgaaacataatcatccattcagtaattatccagtggatGACTCCTGCTTATCCAATAGGCAGTTATTTACCTCGAATGTAACTTCAAAATATTGCCTTGAAAATAATCTATTTGAATTTagatttcaattcaattcggtttatttatatagcaccaaaacacaacaaaagtcatttcaaggcacttcGCACTGTAAGGACtgtaagaccttacaaaatcGAACTGTATATAGAATCATATAGAAACCCAACAATCATGTTGGAGCAGCGCT is a genomic window containing:
- the wdr93 gene encoding WD repeat-containing protein 93 — its product is MEASCKSREETPSLKVSGAAQLPESTNCLSCSEDGRYLSLGHSQGLSVWCVSSLICAADWLQDRLEITSIQMTTMAETAYLLGTVDDMGVARIFAYQCDSIHLLSVINIMEDINKRSVCLTFELSEGGHYGAASFKCNGAFWLEIYHIPSEAWLKELKIAVSQAQDPNSSGDVDVKWSPLSVAAKIKPPKIPAGTGLEGQIDVLQPTDFSTHCLALDIDTNSCQWEEESFSTYAGKTRHCTFHFLLPCGQFPGDCKAASQPEQPVAVCLWWSGSHHLLQYVLHKAAKNKPDVEPMPDVLCPNAQKILCSAVSRCTRYIALGLDDALVCVWDRKSGSPLSVVLVSATDSAFLKMDFVDYWPVSTDDCQTFTTAQVRLLVVCKSGKIHTVTTGRGAQSCTLLLTERPIDNQDLPTITASVPFLQCLSLVVQRNGKMFLQDVINNKTVCFLVPPKTHLITTPCNPVYTLNFKQHTLFIRGDQGPGSTASSKEDGQSQLFIFHFGESDILKEYIVPFHSPQQQKTLSFASLEEFCNLYLQQRVLSVEERNKAITQTWKQLQESAVVVQQRRSRATTS